ttgcttgagagtacactcgggcacactattctaacttatttctcttcctcttggtttgttaaaatctttatagtttatatataaaatatttattttaatgttgttactgttcttgaaatattttgtttccttgtttcctttcatcactgagctattttccttgttggagctcctgggcttatagcatcccgcttttccaactaaggttgtagcttagcaagtaataataatgataataacacaacaacaacaaaaataataataataataataataataataataataataataataataataataacctggtcACCCTGGCTCTGAACAGCCTCACAGACCTCAATGCTAGGCTGTAGATCTCAAATTCATCAATTTGTGAAAATTAAACTATTATGACAATACAGTATTTTCTGATTGGACGTTCTCAAGAAAAGTTTTTGACTCTGATCACCAATTAGGCCTACACCTATAACTTTGTCTCGACATCAGGAAATAAATTTACGACCTATATGTCAATCAATAGTTTGTTAAGATATGTattttattaggttaggttaggttaagaaattgagTGTTAAAGACTGATGCTGTTTTGATTTATTAACAGTACAATGATTCCAATTTATAAAGGAAACTGCTAATAAGATCACTTCTTCTCTATTTTAGCCATTGCTTTGATAATGTTTATAACAAAaccaacaaataaaagttgttatttaCTATGTATTCTTTCCGGACTTCTGACTTAAGGTAGTATTTtgttataaatcaataaatatgaacTCAAAATTTTTAACCTTATCTCAAAATATTCAATATAGTAATGATAATCACTATGAtagaaataatagcaataatagaaattttataaaaatcacATTAAATGCGTTTGTTTCTCACTCCTAAAACAAAAGGAAAAGCTGATTTACTGGAGGAAAAATCTGTAACTGATAAACATCTGAATGATATCTAAAAgatttaagaaataagaaaatattcatctCAGGCTACTTGAATATCGTAAAGCAAGTAGTATGAATTAGGATGAAAAAGCCCTTAGCTAGAGCATTTGAACGAAGTACCCTGCATGAATTTAACTAGTccgccaacagcagcccataaaatAGGGGAACTCTCTCCTTCagcatttttagcgggaaataacTGGCGTTTCATTGGCTGATTGtttctcagctctgattggtggttgtatgtgacgtcatacaatcGTATTATCATTAGTGAATTTAGCTGGGCAAGCCTATGCTGAAAAACCTATATTTATTGCAGATAAATCATGATAGAAATAGATGTTCATGGGAATTGTTATCAATTTTTAATTGATAGATAGGTGATCATGTTGATGAGTATAAGTTTTAAGAAAcacgtcatattcgaaggaatactggTCTAGTTCTGGCAACGATGTTAGATgtgcgtgcgtttgtttgtgaagcTGTAGTACGCGGAGACAATCACCAATCACCGCTGAAAAAGACAtaaccaatcagaggactggaatttaCCACCGAGAAAGCGTTCCGGTTATTTATGAGTTGTTGTTTGAGAAACCTACCCAAATTTTCATGAAAATCTTATCTAAATGCCCTAACTATGGGGGACGGGGGGCTGacgattttttttcatttgaattagaGATATATTTTTTCTGAATATATACAAAGTCCAATATAGGGCATTTTTGTAACATTTTATTAGACGGATAATTTCTGATCACCAAATAATCTATATAGAGAAAATACGTCTATGTGACGTCATAATGTGTAGGTTTATGTGCAGCAGGTCTAAAACTCTAAATTCTTTACTTGGGTTGAATAAAATATTGCGTAACAAGTGATAGATACTATTATCATAGCCAATAGAATAGTGAAGGAACTACATGACTTTAGTTcctattttgttatatttcaagtATACATAATGTAATTGAAAAGTTCATTACCAAATCATTAGACCTATCTTCATTAGGAAATACGTCGTTGTAAGGTTTAATACCAACAGTAGGCCTATACATATTTCAGCTAAATTACGACTTGAAAAAAATGTAACTTTTATGGAAATAAACTCAAAACAAATTTAGTAATAAAGTACATCTTTTATATCATTGTATGAATTTGATTCGTTCACCAACTTAATGACCCTCTCGCATTATGAATTTTAGCGGGAAATTTCtgttgtctcattggctgattcgtcctctgtTGTGATTGATGGTTGTGTGTGACGCCATCCAATCGTATTTAATGAATAAATTCAACTTCATTGGGGTAAATAAAATAACtatacatatttcagataaattatgaattaaaaactACAGATTTTATTTGACTCATTTCCCAAAAGCAGCCCATAAGCCAGAGGAACCCTCTCGCCTTGTGCGTTTCCTTGGCGGGAAATATCTGGCTTCTCGTTGGCTGATTCGTCCTCTCCTATGATTGGAGCTTTTATGTAACGTCAtgtaattttatgaatgaattcaccTAGGTAGAAGTAAAATACATATACTTATTGTAGATAGTTTAACACTTAAACATTACAATTTTTACGGATAGAAACTCAAAATATTATTACTTTAGCAATCAAATGGATAATGGATCTTGTTCAGAGGTGTAAGctaaataaatatgtaatttttaaagaaattattaactgacttctggctacgatgttagatgtgtatgtgtgagtttgtaAACAAACGCAAGAACCAATCACAGctcagaagatacagccaatcaaagGACTGGAATATCCCGCTGAAAGTGAGTCACTGGTGTTTATGAGTTGCTGTTCCATAAACCTGCCAGAATTCAATAAGACTGTTTTTAAACGCACTAGCTATAAGGGGGACGGACCTGAAGATTTTTTACTTTTAAGGGAATTGTAGTTATATTTGCTTCAAAATATATAGAGACAATCCCCTGAAGGCCgttttgataacatattttatAAGAGGGATAGATTCTAATCaccaaataattattgtttatcaagAAAAAATCCGTTTTTATGACGTCATAAAGAGTAGGGGGAACTTTAAAGCTTGTCTGAtaaattctgtttgctggtttgagtgaggttTTTGAGTAACTCATTGATAATATTTCATATTCAAGTAAATACCATTGCTTTATTGACCTTTATATAGTGAAGGAATTACGGTATATGGCTGCAATTTGTAtattgttacatttcaagtataatgaAAATGATTCGAAGGAATAACTGACTGTTTTGGTTACGATGTTAGATATGTGTGATTATGAAGCTATAGTAgacaaaggcaacaaccaatcacagctgaggaagttatagccaatcagaggactggaatgttAAGGGAGTTCCGAGCAATTCTTACTCTTCGAAAAACTAACAGCAATTTTGATGAAATTACATTCAAACAGTCTAAAGAGTTTAAAAgggaattaaagatatattttctttaagatATATGGAGAAAGTCCCTTGCATgatgtttttttaacattttaacagAGGAATAGATTCTAATGACCAAATCATTACTTTTTATTAACAATAAGACGTCTTTTGGGATGTCTAAATGATTGATTAATTCAAATGGCTGATTGAGTGAGTTATTGAGTAACACTTGGCTaatattcgatattattattattattattattattattattattattattattattattattattatcagctaagctacaaccctagctggaaaagcaagtaGCCATAAACTcaagggttacaacagggaaagatagcctagtgagaaaagggcATAAAGAAGTAAATTAATGGgaattaatgagcaattaaaatattaaaatattagtaaaatattttaacaacattaacaacattagaatacatttttcataaataaactataaaaagatacttatgtcagcctgttcaacaagaaaaaatTCGTTGTAGActaagtttgaactattgaagttccactgattcaacacaACTTGTTCATAACTTGTTCACAACTAGaggaaaacttctagaatactgtgtattattgagtagAAATAATTACATACCTtgtattactaacaggatggtactgtccgggaagatctgagtgcaaaggatggtcagaattaaggaaAATCTTAAGCAATatgtataacgaactaactgaacggcggtgccagaggatgatatctagatcaagaataagaaatttaatagaccaataGAACAAAATAGAGTTAGACACAACTTACGCAAAGTTACGTGCGCAGTGACACAGCGCGAAGTCCTTCTCAGCTGGGTCCAGATTGTCCATGGACTTCTTCATTGACTTACCTATTGCTTTCTTTATAACCTATATCATAGGCATTAGATCTTGTGATAACGATGCTCATCATGATGATAATGAATCTTAATATTGATATGAAGGTAAATAAAAGTGAATATTGTATGGATATTTTAATGTAGCAAAACATGATCAATTTAGTTTCAGAAACTATGAGGGTAAATAAAGATAAGAGTTTTTTAGATTGAAATTGGTGGAATATTAAGCAAATCTTTAAAAACATATGAGCTTTAATATAACTAAGCagattatttctatcattttatcttTTTACACTAAGGACGGTtggatataatatacataaaagaatcaagaaaatatatataaataatttagaaGAGGATCACTCTCCTGCTTTTATTTATCCCACTTGAAGAGCATAGGCATCGAGAACAAGCAGTCGTAGTTACGAGGATTCTTCATCCATACAGTCCACGTTTTATCTAATAGATCGAATACACCTAGAAGAAAAAACAACTGCAGTTAGAACGGCTATCTATTAAGTTTTTCATTCACACAGTAaactgaattgataaaaaaaaggacAACAATGTTAAGAGAATAAAAGACTTTGTCATTCGAGGATTCAAAACATTCAGGGTAAGTCTATCAGATCTATCCGATCTAGGAAACTGAGTTTTAAATAAACTTACCGAGTGCAATGGTTTTAACGAAGTCAGGATCACCTCCTTCCCTGAAGAATGGGTATAAAGTATCATGTGTATCTGATAGAAGAGCCAAAAGCGCTTCCTTGGATTCTGGAGGGGCGCAGACTGAAGCACGTTCATGACGGTGGTTACTACTTTCCATACAAAGACCTGAATCCTCGGGGATTTCAAGGCGCAAGTACCTGAAGAAATAGAGGCATTATTGCAGGATTCAATAACTAATGTGCGTGGagatttgtaaaaaaattttaaaactacaCATCATTAGTGATATGGAAAAAATTGAATTGTTCGAAAAACAATAGTGATAGTTAAAATGGACATTTGTATCATTTAAATATCGTCTTGCATGGTTACAAATTAAGTGTAAACCGGGTACTGATGAGCGAGCTCTTTGAAATATCAGTAAAGGTCAAAGCATTTTCCAAACAAACAGCAAAGGAGCTACGCCACTTTTAGGATTCACTTTTTCCATTTAAAAAGCATAGCTAGTATTTATAACATTCTTACCCTAGTGGTACATCTGAACTGGCTATTGCAGAAATAATTTTGTGTTCCATATCTCATGATGGGCAAGCAATGAAAAAAGATCTCTCTTCTGGATGCCAAGTATAAACAGATTGTTTGTTCCGAGTGATGATGGGCCAGTTTATGGCAGTTCAATCCATCGGAATCAGCTTTTGAATCTTAGTATTAAATGAGACGTCAAGAAGTGTCAACCTGTACCTTTAATCTTTCCTGACGTACCCAATGAGATTTTTGCTACCCTACATATGGATTTCAACTAACAGGACTAAGAGGGTACTTCTCTAGATCACAGGAAACTTTACAGAGAGCAGCAGTCATCTTATGCAATtgcaaaagaaataaagataattgaaaaataGACCAGGGACTTTCATAGCAGTTGCTATTGGTCCTAAGGAATTAAACACATTGTTCTGTTCTAGCAATGGGCCATCATCCACTTGCATGTTTACTTCATATCTTTTTCGACTATTAATAATTAATTTCACCAACTTCATTGTGAAGGTTATGTtgtgataggcgtgtatttatttatatgtttgtaattctgtctgtgcgtttgtgattcgcataactatttgactgaatctcgtgaaatttggtgggatgattgcccACTATCCAAggtcaatttgattagattttgttaGTGATTGGGTCAACATTCAAGGCCAAGGTCtcgaaaaggtaaaaagaaaaaacatccttatggcatatcgtggccaattttatCTGATTTGCGTAATACTAGTGTCAAagggtgcataattcaattgcctattttgtGATATATAGCAAGATATAGTGATGCCATTACCCTTGTAAGCGGTTGGGAGTCAAAGGTAAATGGGGTCTATGAACTTGCAGATAGTGCGGTTTTTGTTATTACGCGGACATTGTTATCCGATTTGGCaatggcgaaggtatgtgctctacctgTGCCCGTTCTAGTTAGgtctgtctttctaatgttcacctttaatcctttcctttctaggatcTTTTCCATGCTGAAAACCTTTCTTGCAGTTCTTCTGTCTATTATATTGACTAAATCATTAAAAATCAGTTCCAACAAttctttgtaatttcttaattCTGATGTCAAAGTGTCTAAAACATAAAGGAGAGGGAATGGACTCAGAGCAGATTCCTGATGGAGGCCAATTTTCACAGGGAATGCCTCAGCCTCCCCATATTTATTATGAACAGTGCTTCTTGTCCCCTCATACATCATTCtcactaaccttaccaacttcTCCGGTACTCCTCTCTTTCACACACCAATAGACTAACCTTCTTGATATCCCTGCCATACAacttttcaagatccacaaaagCCATGTAAGCTTTCCTGTTTTCTTCTAGATGCTTCTTTTGGGCTTGTCTTAATATAAAGATAGCATACACTATGCTCTTTACTTTCATAAACCAAAACGGCTGctcatatatatctatcaataatcACAACCTTCATTCTACAATTTTTGGTATCGTCCACGCGGAAGGCCAAAAGCGAGGTTAGCACAACACACGCTGTGAAACCGTTGCTTCACACCACAAATTACAGTACCTACAATGAGATCTTCAAAACATCTTATTTTGAACTACTCAAGTAATTTTCAATGCTGATGCCTGTGGTCTCTACCGTTAGTGTACTGGCTGGCTAATGACTATCAGAGCAAAATCTTTTATATGTCATAAATGTTATATCTCAGCTCTACCTTTTCAAGGAAGGTTAATGGTGACAAGCTCTCCAGATAACAATACTCTTAGTTCAAATAATTCTTGCCTACCTGGAATTAATGATCTGATATACCAGCTCATTAGGTCGGAATTTTTTTGAATTAAGCGAAAGGTACGTACAGTTTACGAAGAAGTCCATATCTCTACGCAATTTTGAAAGGGTCCATATGGTAAGGTTGACCAGTAGGTAAGTCAGGTTAATCTTGATATTGATTTATTATGCACTAGGATTTCATGAGGTTATACCTAAAGAAGTTATTCCAGACAGAAGTTCACCATTCATAGCAGGATAAGGATGATGTGATGCATACAGTGCAAAGCCTATTTTCTTTATCAGAAGAACGGAAAAGGAGAAGGATCCATCTGGTTCTTAAAATCATTTCAAAGAACTTATGCAACTTGTAAATTGTCTCATATGTAACGCACTTGAAAATTCGAAAATTATAGTGTTTTAGGGATTTGTATGataatccgtaaaaaaaaaaaaaaaaaaaaaaaaaaaaaaaaaaaaaaaagattatataaaatatacGATGTTTATCTAAGTATTTGCATGAAACAAGTATATGTGCCGCAAAGTTGCTTAGAACCAGAGACTGGCCAGGAAGGCTAGGCAATCTGTAAAAACctctatatatatttgcttttaacGATTAGATTTCTGAAAACTGGGCCTTTACAATAAGTTCGAGAATTCTATTATAAAATTTCTTTCCGACTGAAATTATCGAAAAAAAAGAGTCCTTTATTTCTTGTTACAAAAACAAAGAGGGCTGACACCTATATCACAGATCCAGCTCCTAATCCAAAACGTTTAGCACAACCTCGAAAATACtagaattttctttaaataacaTATTCAATGCAATATTTTTTTACTAAAACAGGTGATATATccataattaattataaaaaaacttcCATAAATGTGGGTTTAGCTCCCATGGCTTCATGACTATACGATCATCATAATATTTGTTACCTTATAGAAAGCCTGGGTTTAAGACATAAGAAGGTCCTACAGTAGAAGCTGTGCTCATACGGCAATAACTTACGGCTCATAAAAATCTGAGAATATGTTTTAGGCCATCTATGTAAATCATTAGTATCTAAGATGCCTAGGAAGCAAAATCTAATATATGAGCATAATGTCACCGCTGATGCCTATATTTATGGCAACCTTGTACATACAGTATCTACACAGGATGAAAGAAAGTTCCCTTCTTACTTGTTTGTGTGAATGAGATGTTCCCCGGGGCTAATGGTGAGAATTGAAATAGGACTCTCATCAGTGTCTTCAGCTGGTCCAACTTCTGCATTGTGGAAGAGATGGTCCCCTTCTTGTCTTGTAAAGCTCATATTAACACTGAAGCCATCAGCAGATCCCGTAGAACGGTCCCTCAGGATCTCTTGAGCAGACATCATTGTTTCGGCGGATAAGAGTGTACGACACAGGAAgtgacgagctaaaaaaaaaaggtaagattgttACCGCGTAAGATTCTCTAAAAGAAGAAGATATCTAGATTACTGAACCATTTTGATAAAAATTGTAGCAAAACACCAACATTACAAGTCTGTATGAAGATGAATATTTTTACATGGAAGGTTACACTTTACATTTAGCCAGCTGTTATAAGATGGCTTCACTTACGTGTCTTTCCAGCTATGACTTTTTGAGGGCTTATAACATTAATGGAATAGACAAGGCCATGGTGATTGTAGCCCATGCAGAAACCAGGAAGGTGTCCGGCATAGCAGAGAGCTACAAACCCTTCGCTCTTAGTTCCATAACGACCTTGCGGCGTTTCTTCCTTGATGTGAGCACTCACTACATAGGCGTGGTTGAGAGTCTCTGGTAAGGCATCCTCTGTGTGTCCTAGTAACACCTGGAAAGATTGACAGTCTTAAAATGGTTTATCCTGCATTTTTATTCATGGGACATTTTGAAGTGTAACAGTAAACGAAAAGCTAAGATGCTGGATCCTAAATATTAAGCAGACATGCTCGCAGTATATATTAAAGTTTTGAATCTCAATAATgatcataaatttaaaaaaaaatttaaattgtaatgataatgaattttaatAGCTATGGAATACCATGATTATATGCTGTATTATCACCAGCCATAAAAACTATCTTTTATTCTACAGAATATTCAATTTTGAATAGACATATTTACTGTTCTTTTCCAGTCAACCCTTATGTTTATCCCTTTTTTTCTATTAGTTAGTCCACATAGATTTAAGTTATTCTGTTTTCTGTTTATAGTTCCAACTGTATTTGCGTTTTAACATTATTCTGAGATCAAAACAACTATACCGTATATCTAAAGTATTTCTCATATGATATTTACAAATAAGGCAATACACTCATGAAATCGTAAGATACGTTATGCTCAAAATCTTAATACATTACAAGACTGGTCTCCTGAAATTTGAAACTAGTTATTACTGTAAGTCTCTtcttaaatatgattttaaatgtaacaacattacagtgaactgcgacatcaacgagggacagagtcgatctcataaacaatattcgtcccgagttcagctagtcccagccattgtctggttttctttttaatctttaattaaactcCAGCTCTAAAGAACCTATATTAcagtagatatcatagttcctaaatacctaaatgattctacctcattaatcctgtctccttccaatgatatttcatctttcattgcatattccgttctcatcatctctggctttcttttatttatcttgagcccagcctcctgtgatatttcatgtattctagtaagctagaattgcaaatcctgtagtgttctgacAATAAGGATATCGTCATCAGCATATACTCTAggtagctaatttcctat
The nucleotide sequence above comes from Palaemon carinicauda isolate YSFRI2023 chromosome 2, ASM3689809v2, whole genome shotgun sequence. Encoded proteins:
- the t gene encoding beta-alanyl-dopamine/carcinine hydrolase; the protein is MPSIPADIGRRNALPILYTKGTYYEVGFDVGRTFRGIIEDFLSSFKELHENLLPAYETPEGRAAYDLTLASLQENYPHYVRELQGTADGARVPFHHLMLLHMDQIVPMNSGLGRSTGTNGCSSVCVNSEEHVLLGHTEDALPETLNHAYVVSAHIKEETPQGRYGTKSEGFVALCYAGHLPGFCMGYNHHGLVYSINVISPQKVIAGKTPRHFLCRTLLSAETMMSAQEILRDRSTGSADGFSVNMSFTRQEGDHLFHNAEVGPAEDTDESPISILTISPGEHLIHTNKYLRLEIPEDSGLCMESSNHRHERASVCAPPESKEALLALLSDTHDTLYPFFREGGDPDFVKTIALGVFDLLDKTWTVWMKNPRNYDCLFSMPMLFKWDK